The genomic window GCCGCCGACGCTGGGCGCCGGATCGGTGGGGTCGTAGAGGTAGCGGTCGGGTTCGGCCGGTCCGCTCGGTGCCTGCTCCACCAGCTTGCCGGTGCGGCCCGCGCCGCCGTTCTCGCCGTCGCCGCTGAAATAGTAAGTCTTCCACTGGGTTTGCGGCAGCGGCCAGCTCGGCGCCGACTTCCACCGGTTGGCGCCCATCACGTAGTAGTCGACCCGCGGCTTACCCGAGACGCCGTTGTCGACGCCCTTGAGGAAGTGGTCGTACCAGGCCAGCATCAGTTCGTTGATCGGGCTGTTGCCCACCGGGCCGAGCTGATCCAGTTCGGGAGCGATCGTCGACGTGGGCCGCCCCCAACCGAGGTGGTCCCATGGGCCGATCACCAGTCGCTGATTCTGCCGCGCTTCCGGCGTCCCGCCCTTGTCGACCATGCCGGTGAAGTTTTCGATGCCGCCGGCCAGGAACGAGTCGTACCAGCCCTGCATGTCGAGCACCGGTACCTTCACGTTCGGGTAGCGCTCGCGGATGCTCCACTTCTTCCAGTAGTCGTTGTAGGTCGAGTTGCGGATCCAGTCGAAGTACCACGGCGCGACCGCCGGATTATTCGGCTGCAGCGGCGGAAAGTCCTTGTACGGACGGAAATTCATCCACGAGGTGGCGTTCTGCATGGCCGCGCGGATCTGCTCAACGGCGGCGGTGTCGCGGCGGTGCTCGGCCGCGGCGAGCCCGATGGTGCTCACCGCCCACGGTTCGACGAAGCCGAGGCGGAACTGGCCGCCCTCGTAGGTCCAGCCGTCGTAGTAATCCGATGAGGTGTTGGCCGGGACGATGGTGGTCAAATGCGGTGGGGTCTCGACCGCGGCGAGCCACTGGGTCGCGCCGATGTACGACGAGCCGTACATGCCCACTTTGCCGTTCGTGCCGGGCAATTGGGCGGCCCACTCGACGGAGTCGTACCCGTCCTTCAGGTCGTTGTCGAACTCGGTGAACGTCCCGTCCGACTTCCCGATCCCCCGAATGTCTTGAATCACCACCAGATAGCAGTGCGAGGCGAACCAGTCCGGTGTCTGGTAGCGCGAAGGTTGTACCTGCGCAGCCGATTTGCCGTACTGGGTGCGCATCAGGATGACGGGAACGGGATCCCTGGTCTTGGGCCGATACACATCCGCCCGCAGTACCGTTCCGTCCCGCATCGCGCCCGGGACATCGGTCTCTTTCGCGACTTCGCATTTCCCGCGCCCCTCTTTCGGCGGCCAAGCCCCCACCTGGCCCGGGGCTCCCGGCTGCGTGGTCGACGCGTCATTGGTGTCGGAGCCCGACGTGCATCCGCCGACCAACACGCCGACGCATACCACTGCGGTGAGCAAGCGACCGATGCCAATACCCTGACCGGACAAGCTGATACACCTCCCGGAGAGGCGCTACCGGACACTCGACGCGTGCCACCCAGCGGTGAGAGAACGCCTCCGTCGAGCCGATGCTATCAAGAACACGAACATACCTCCCATGAATTGCGTCCCGACATCCACTCCGGCTCGCCCGAATCGCGCCTCTCGATGCCTGCGCCGTCAGTCAGTTGGGGCGCTGTCCGTCCAGGAAGTAGACGGCTTCCCAGAGGTGTCCGTCGGGGTCGGTGAAGTAGCCCGAGTAGATGCCCCAGGGGCGCTCGAGGGGCGGGCGGACGATGGTGGCGCCTGCCTGATGCGCCTGCGCGAGGATACGGTCGACGTCTTCCCTGGTGTCGACGAAGTAGCCGAGGCTGACGGGGGATCCGGCGATTCGGTCGAGGGGAAGAGCGGCGTCTTTGGCGAGATCGGTGCGCGAGTAGAGCGCTAGGACGAGACCGTTGTCGAGGGTGAACATTGCGGCAGCACCGCCGGGCGTGTCGCGGTCGCCGACGTGCTCGGTGCCGATGATGCCCGGCGAGGACAAGCCGAGGCCATCGCTGTAGAAACGGAACGAGCGTTCGAGGTCGCTCA from Nocardia iowensis includes these protein-coding regions:
- a CDS encoding CocE/NonD family hydrolase, translating into MRDGTVLRADVYRPKTRDPVPVILMRTQYGKSAAQVQPSRYQTPDWFASHCYLVVIQDIRGIGKSDGTFTEFDNDLKDGYDSVEWAAQLPGTNGKVGMYGSSYIGATQWLAAVETPPHLTTIVPANTSSDYYDGWTYEGGQFRLGFVEPWAVSTIGLAAAEHRRDTAAVEQIRAAMQNATSWMNFRPYKDFPPLQPNNPAVAPWYFDWIRNSTYNDYWKKWSIRERYPNVKVPVLDMQGWYDSFLAGGIENFTGMVDKGGTPEARQNQRLVIGPWDHLGWGRPTSTIAPELDQLGPVGNSPINELMLAWYDHFLKGVDNGVSGKPRVDYYVMGANRWKSAPSWPLPQTQWKTYYFSGDGENGGAGRTGKLVEQAPSGPAEPDRYLYDPTDPAPSVGGHSCCGVGTGPQGPFDQAAVEQRTDVLTYDTEPLGTDTELTGPITVQLWAASTAVDTDFVARLEVLAPDGSAINLNNGILRAAFRDSLTNPTPIVPGQPYQFTIKIWPTSYQFKAGDRIRIALSSSDYPQYAPNPNTGEPFGESTRTETATQSIYKDPEHPSSVTVPIIPAGDNGATSFELTPHK
- a CDS encoding VOC family protein — translated: MKAHVNAITLAVSDLERSFRFYSDGLGLSSPGIIGTEHVGDRDTPGGAAAMFTLDNGLVLALYSRTDLAKDAALPLDRIAGSPVSLGYFVDTREDVDRILAQAHQAGATIVRPPLERPWGIYSGYFTDPDGHLWEAVYFLDGQRPN